TGGGTGACGGGCGTGTCTTCTTCGATGTTATCGACAATCAAATGGCGATATGTCTGCGTGAGATAACGCTGCACTTCTGGCTTAGGCCATAAGAAATTGGCGAAGAGCACCACCTGCAACGAGAAATCCAGCAAATTATGCTGGCGGCACATCTCCCGGAACAGCGAAGCACACACCTGAGCATCGTCATAGATGTACTTCTGCTCCACATCCCCGCGATAAGCTGATTTGAGCCGTTCACCAATGGATTCATGAGGGAAGCCAACCAACGCCGCCTTATTCAAATTATCGACCAACTGCGTATAGAGGCGGTTGCGGCTGATGTGCACGCTGTTGAAGTAATCGTTCGCGTCAATTTCCGGCGCTAAAAAGCGCGTCATGTAATACTGCACCAGTTCCAGGCTGAGGAAGTGCGGTCGCTCAAACGGATTCGTAAAGCCGACGTCTTCGGCAATCAGCGGCCAGAACAAATCCACCATCTCATAGGCCAATTTGCCGAGTGTGGCCGTCTGCACGTTGGTATCTGCGGCAATGCGCGCTCGACGCAGGGCCTCTTTATAAGGTAGGGCCAAGGTCGCTTGTGGCACCAGAATGAGGATGGAATCTGCCCGGGTGCCTTCTCGGATGAGGTGCTTGGCGCGCTCAATGGCGGCAGTGCTCTTGCCTGTGCCGGCCATGCCCTCCAGGAAAATAGTTGTCTGCGTGTTCTCTTTTGCAACCCGCTGCTGGTCTTTAAGTAGATACATGTGCTTTTCCGGCCCGCCCTGAATGCTCGTTTTGATTATAGGAGTTTTATGTCAATCGTGCCCGAATTAGATCATATATTCTACTAAAAATAAGCTCAAATGCGTAGGGTCGAGGGATGCTTTATTGGGCTTAGAATAAATCTTTCAGAGGGCTATGAGGACGCAAACAGCAGGGGCACGTCATGGCGTGCCCCGTGGTACATTACTAGGACTGTTGCGTTATGCTTCTATTTTAAAGGTGATGGCATGGGCGGATGGGGTATCTTGCGGCAAGGTGATTGTGAGTGCTTGCCCACTCTGGGACCAGGAAAGTGCGGATTCACTGCCGAGCAGGCTCACCTTGTTGATTTCACCCGTATACAGGCCCTTATCGCTGCCGAGCGATTCAATCGCTACAGTGCCTTCTTCGGGCGTGCCCATCACCATCGCGTAGACAGTATCGCCCTGGGTTGTGAAGCGCACGTCTTTGCTTGTGAAAGCTTCTCGCTTCGTATCGGAAAATTCCCCGGCGACGACCTGCGTCGGCCCCTCACCATACTTTTTCCACGGGCGGGAGCCGTAGATAGCTTCGCCATTGGTCGCCAGCCAACCGCCGATCTCGCGTAGCATAGCTTGTTCAACTTCTGGGATGGTGCCATCGGCTTTGGGGCCAATATCCAGCAGCAGATTCCCGTTTTTGCTCACAATGTCGATGAGGTCATGCAGGATGGCGCTGGTTTCTTTATAGTCGTGGTTTTCGACATAAGACCATGATGTTTTGGAGACGGATGTATCCGTCTGCCACATGGGGTAGCGAATGTCGCCGAGCTGGCCGCGCTCTACATCAAAGACGACGGTGCCATCCGGGTAAGCTTCATTCTTGCAGTTGATCGCTACGCCCTTATTCCATTCTGCCCCGCGATTGTAGTAATACGCGGCGAAGCGCTGCAAATAGGGTTCAAACACCAACTGGCGAATCCACCAGTCGAAGTAATAAAGCTGTGGCTGATATTTATCGACCAGTTCTGTGCAGCGTGCCAGCCAGTCTTCCAGGAATTTAGCGTGTGGGCGTGGCTGCCAATCCCGGCTTTGCCAAGCATCACCGCTCGTATGCCTGCTATTTTCCGTCACCTTTGCCGGGCCATAAAAATCATCGTAAGCTGGGTCCTGTACGTCGGAATCAAAGTCGCGGCCTCCATTCATGAACCACCAGTGTTCCGCCCGATGGCTGGAAAGGCCAAAGACGAGGTCTTGTTCACGGGCGGCGTTTGCCAGTTCGCCGATGATGTCGCGCTTTGGCCCCATTTTGGTAGCCGTCCAGTCGGAATAATCACTGTCGTACATGGCAAACCCATCGTGATGCTCCGCCACAGGGACGACATAGCGCGCGCCGGCTTCTTTGAGAAGGCTCATCCATGCATCCGGATCGAACTTTTCCGCTTTAAACATGGGGATAAAATCTTTATAGCCAAACTTGGATTGTGCTCCCCAGACCTCCTGGTGATGCTCAAAAGCGGTGTTGTTTTGTAGATACATATTGCGAGAGTACCACTCATTATCGAAGGCCGGGACAGAATAGATGCCCCAGTGGATGAAGATGCCGAACTTAGCGTCCGGGTACCAATCTGGAATGGTGAAGTTAGCGAGAGATTCCCACGTTGGCTCGAAAGGTGTAGGCATACAAGTTTACTTTCTGTTGCTCAAGCTGGATAAGAAGCAGTTGATACACGAGGTTACTCGTCAAGGAACTCATCAAGAAACAGGTTAAGAATCTGATTGTAAGAGAAATATACCCATAACGCTCTTCAGGTCGGTGCATCCGCAAGGCGACTTTTGTTTGCCTTGATGATAGCGCTGACAAGCCAAAAATCAGCATGTCATTTCTATCAACCCATGCAATATGAACGAACCCAAAAAGAGCTGCACTCATTGTGCAACTCTTTTATCGGATTGTATACACTTTTAGCTTTAGGGGGCTGTTTTATGCGGCTGGTAGTGTATGTGGAGTGTAAAGTTAGCGTTCCCATTCCCAGACGGATTCGCCCCGCAGGATGCGGTCTAACTGCCCAGGGAAGCGGGTGCCATCGAGCGGTTTACCCAGGAAACCGTCAAACCCGGATTTGCGCACCTCGTTAATTTCGCTCACGTGGACAGTGTAAGCGATGATGGGAGAGCTAATGTTATAAGCGCGAATCATCTCCTTGACGGAGTAACCATCCAAGCCGGGCATCTCCAGATCGACAAAGATAATATCGACAGGGCCAAGCTGCGGTAAGAAGCTCTCCAGCGAGTTGGGGTTTTGTACGTCCGTCACCATAACGCCCTGCTTGTGCAGGAGCTGGCTCATAACTTTGACGTTCAGCGCGTTATCATCAATAACAAGTGCGTGTGGTTGTTGGGCCATGATTAAAGGTCCTTTCTTAAACAGTCATCTCTCAAACAGTCGTCTCTTTTCGTCGTCACTTTTTGTTGCGACTTGAACGTTACGACTTTAATACTCGACGATACTCCAGATAACTTCGCCGCCGAGAATGCGGTTCAGCATATCAGGGAAGGCGCTGAGGTTCAGCGGCTTTGCAAGGCAGCCATTGAAGCCTGCTGTCCTCAGACGGCTAATTTCTTCGTTCATCACGCTTGCCGTCAGTGCGACGATGGGCACTTGCCGGGTCCATTCCAGGCCTCGCAGCATTGCCAGCATCTCGAACCCGTCCAACGGTGGCACATGAATGTCTAAGAAAATGATGTCGGGCCGCGGTTCCAGGTCTTCTACATGTTCCAGGAAGTTATAGCTATCCTCGAAGATCGTCACATGCTGCAAATCCATGCGCTTGTTCAGCAGCATCTTCATTAATTTGCAGCTCCGAGGATCATCCTCAACGTATAAGACAGCGGGCGAAGCGGGCATGAGTGGTTCCTTTCATAACTACGAATGATGACAGATAAAGCCAGATCAATGCTTGATAACGTGAATTCATATAAACGCTAGTTCATGTAGGGGATGAGCGCCTCTGATTTAATGGGTAAGGTCACGCTGAATGTCGACCCTTTGCCGACTTCGCTTTCCAGGTCCAGGTGCCCACCATGGGCTTCCGTCAGGCTCCTGGCAATAGGCATACCCAACCCGGTGCCTTTACCCTGATTCAGCACAGTTCGCGTCTGTTTAAAAGGCTCGAAGACGCTGCCGAAGTCTTTGGCAGCAATGCCGATGCCGGTATCCGTCACAGAAATGACGATTTCGTCTTCTTTTGCACGATGCGCTTTAATGGTGATGATGCCGTCTTCTGTGAACTTGCACGCGTTAGAGATGATGTTCAGTAAGATTTGCAGGATACGTTGTTTATCCGCACGGATATGAGGCAGATCGTCTGCAATCTCTGTTTCGATACGGACGGATGGATTGGTGCGTAGGCTGCGCGCTGTGCTCACCATACGGTCAATAATAGGCTGGAGTTCGACGTCTTCTTCAACGAATAAGTGCAATGAACCGGATTCAATCTTTGAAATATCGAGCACATCGTTAATCAGCGCGAGCAGATGATGGCTGCTGGCGACGACTTCTTGCAAAAGTTCGCCTTGCTCTTCGTTGATCTCGCCTGTATCGCCATCCAATACAAACTGGGTGAAGTTAATCACGGAGTTGAGCGGCGTCCGCAGCTCATGGGACATACTCGCCAGGAATGCGGATTTCACTCGATCGACTTCTTCTGCCTTCTTACGGCCTTGTTCAGCTTCACGGGCGAACTCAATAAGCTGTTCTTCCTGAACTTCCAGGTGGCGGCGGCGATTCTCACTCTCTAGCAGGCTGACCTGAATATTGCGGATGGTCACTTGCCCCATAGCCGCCAGGATGAACATAACCATGACTGGAACGCCGAAGATAACGAGTGGCGTCAGGGTGCCCAGGTCGACAGGTGGGACTTCCAGGACGTGTTCAAGGTAGATCATGAAAAGATAGCCAGAGGCGTTGATCGCTGCCCAATACAGCGGGTTCTTGGTGACCTGTAGGAAGATGCCCAGGATAATGATGATGGTTGAACCCAATGCTGCGATATTCAGGAATTCTTCCGATTGGAACAGACCGAAGGTGAAGACCAACCAGGCGGCCAGCGCCATCCACGTCACACTGAAGAACTTAAAGTTCGTGACGTTGGCTTTTGCCAGCGCGATGGCTGACCAGGCGCCGACCACCGCAAAATTGGTGCCAATCCAATAAGCAGGCCAGCCTGTTTGTGATGCCGCCTGATAACCGGTGAACAAGTAGACAAAGGCCAGCAAAACACACACGCTCCCAGCAGAAAGCGCCGCCGCTTTGAAGACCGTTATTTGCTGGAGTGCTTGTTCATCTTCCGTATGTTTGATGAGATCCATACGGACGTTGTGAACAGCATCGAATTTTAAAATTTCCATTGACATAGACCGCCACCTCCTCGCTTGATATTCTTAATAAATATTAATAGTTCCATCCTCGCACTATAGTTTCATCATAGAGGCTTCAAAAAAGCTCAGAAATTAAGATATGTTTTTGAGGCAAAAGTTCGGTATTGGTCCTGAGTCTAGCTTTATTTGCGCTGTAATAAAGACACTCTTATAACGTAATATTTCAAAGGTCAACCGCTCAGGAATTGACCCGCTAAAGTAAAACTCAGTACGGTTTGGTAGGCGAGGATAGAAGGGGAAAAGCGCTTGTTGAGGGTGGAAAAGCCTGTCAGACCCTAACAATAGGGCCTGACAGGCGATAAATTATGACGATGCGGCACGTGTTGTCGCCAGGATACGGACGTCGTAAGGTGGCAGATGGACCTCGCCGGAGACTTCTTCACCACCTAATAAGTCGCTGTAAATCGTCTGGCCCAGGTCGATTGTCACGGACTCAGAATTGTGGTTCAGCACAAAGGTAATGACCTGATCGTCTGTGTGGCGCTGGCTGATCTCGACGCCTTCCGGCAGGTCCCACTCAGATTGAATATCATGTTCGTTCAACAGGGTGCCGTAGAAGTCATCCAGGAAACTTGCTTCCGGGTCGCTCGCTATGTAATAGGCGGCCCCATCGCCGAAGCTGTTTTTCGTCAGGACGGGCATCCCTACATAGAAATCAGTACCATATTCCGCCAGCACATCCGCACCTTCTGTATGTAGCAGGTCGGCCATATGCCCGCATGTGTAAGTTGCGCCGCCATCCTTCATGACGATCTGGTTGGTCTGGTCTTCATAGAGGGCGTCAATCTCCTCTACCCAGATGCCGAGGACATTGCTCAGCGGGCCAGGGTAGCCATTTTCAAAGGCCAGGTCGGTTTCATCGACAAGCCCGGTGAAGTTGGTACTGACAAAGGACCCGCCCCCCTGGACGAAGGCTTCTACTTTTTCCGCAAAGCCTTCTTTAACCATATACAGCATGGGTGCGATGACGATCTCATATTGGCTCAGGTCGCTATCTGGGAAGATGATATCAACGGGGATATTCTTGCGGTACAGGGCCAGATAGTGCTTGGTGACGATTTCGCGGTAGCGCTTATCGCGTACCGGGCCGATGGCATCATCCAGGGCATGCCAGTTATCCCAATCAAAGACGATGCCGACCCTGGCATCGACCGTGGCCCCAATGACGCTGTCACCGAGCTGCTGTAATTCAGCACCGAGCTGGCTGACTTCGCGGAAGACGCGCGTATCTGTACGGCCTGCATGTTCCAGGACGGCCCCATGCAGCTTTTCGCAGCCGCCACGCCCACGCCGCCATTGGAAGTACATGACGGAATCTGCACCATGGGCTACGGCGAGGTAGCTCCATAAGCGCAGCACGCCGGGGCGCTTCAGCGCATTGATGGCCTGCCAGTTCTGGCTGGAAGGCGTCTGTTCCATGAGCAGGAAGGGCTGCCCATCTTTAACGCCACGCATGAGGTCATGCAGGAAAGCGATCTGACCAGGGGAATCCGCAGGGCGTGGGTAGCAATCCCAGGAGACGACATCCATCTCCTTGGCCCATTTGCGGTAATCGAGCGGCTTAAACGCGCCCATCAGGTTAGTGGTAATGGGGATGTCGGGCGTGATGGCCCGGATGGTGTCACGCTCATGACGGTAACAATCCAACTGAGAATCCGTCATGAAGCGGAAGTAATCCACATTCAGGCCATGGGTGAGCACTTCCGCCTGGGCACGCGGTGGCATAATCTGTGACCAATCCGTATAGGTATGGCTCCAGAAAGGCGTCCACCAGCGGTGATTCAGTTCTTCGAGGGTGCCATACTTCGCCTTCAACCATTCACGGAAAGCTTCCGCACAGGTATCACAATAGCAAAAATCGCCGTACTCGTTGCTGATATGCCACAAAATCACAGCCGGATGATCTTTGTAGCGCTCCGCTAAGCGGCGGGCAATATCTTGTGAAAAGCGGCGATAGTTGGGGGAATTGGGACAGTAGTTAACGCGCTGGCCGTGTTGCTTACGGTGCCCATGGTCATCAGAACGCAGTACATCCGGGTAAGCGGCGGACATCCAGGCGGGTTGCGCGGCGGAAGGCGTCGCCAGGATGGCCTTGATGCCGTGTTCGTGCAGCCCATCGAGGATTTCATCCAGCCATTCAAAGGTGAAGGTATCTTCCGCAGGTTGTAAAGATACCCAGCTAAAGACGCCGACTGTGGCTGATGTGATGCCAGCTTGCTGCATCTTCTTAAAATCATCTTGCCATGTCTCGCGGGGCCACTGTTCAGGGTTATAGTCGCCCCCATGCCACAAAAAAGGGACTTTCTCGTTAACAGGTGCATACATGATGAAAACTTCTTTCTCAATTCGGGTGAAGACTTGCGCCGAGAAGGGCTTGCCCTCGCTCAGTTCAGTGGTGAATAAAGTTCAAGACACAGATTCGTTTTTTAAATAGGTTTCGGTCAGGCGCGATTGAAATAAAGTGCATGGATGAGCTGCATAACGACTCAATGATGGTCTGCAGTGCCAAACCCGCGCTTATTATATCGAAATGATCGCCATCGTGGGCATAATAGGACCTGACCGCTTATGATGAGTGGGTCTCGGCGGCGGTCGTTTGGCCGCTTTAAAAAAACAGGATTCATTTTTATTGCAAGGAGATCGTATGTCCGCGTTTAATGGTTTGAATATGCACCTCGGCAATTTGTCGCTTCTCTCTGGAGCGCGTACGCGTTCCATCAGTGCGGAAAACTTCACGGGTGAAAAAGGCCAGGGAGGCATGGCGACAGAAGGCACAGGTGCTGTTCAGGCGCGCAACTTGGGCCAGGGCTGGAAGGTCTCGCCCAGCATCAATATAGCCCCTCTACAGACAGTCACCCTGGCGGAAATCGAAGGCCCTGGGGCGATCCAGCACATCTGGCTGACGGTGCATCCGCGTTATTGGCGTAGCCTGGTATTCCGCTTCTATTGGGATGATGAAGAGACCCCTTCTATTGAGGTGCCTCTGGGTGATTTCTTCTGCAATGGCTGGTGCGAACGCAGCAATGTCAGCTCTATACCCGTAGCCGTGAACCCGGCGGGTGGCTTCAACAGCTATTGGGAGATGCCATTTCGCAAAGCGGCACGCATCACGCTGGAAAATCTGGTGGATGATGAGGTGCGCGGCTTTTATTATCAGATCACCTATGCGCTGACAGATGTGCCTGAGAACGCAGCTTACTTCCATGCCCAGTGGCGGCGCAGCAACCCCCTGCCCTACAAAACGGACCATACGCTGCTGGATGGTGTGACGGGCCAGGGGCACTATGTCGGCACTTATCTCGCCTGGGGTGTGAATAACAATGGCTGGTGGGGAGAAGGTGAAATTAAGTTCTTTATGGATAGTGATGAGGCTTTCCCAACGATATGCGGCACAGGCACTGAAGATTACTTTGGCGGGGCGTGGAATTTTGAGCATCCCAAAGGCGAGTATGGCATCTATTCAACGCCTTACCTGGGCCTGTCACAGGTGATTAAACCTGATGGGCTTTATCGCAGTCAGCAGCGTTTTGGGATGTATCGCTGGCATGTGATGGACCCGATTCGGTTTCAACAGGATTTGCGCGTGACGATCCAGGCGTTGGGCTGGCGGACGGAGCAGGGTTACTTGCCCCTGAAAGATGACATCGCCTCAACGGCCTTCTGGTATCAGTCGGAGCCGCACGGATCTTTCCCTCCACTCCCGACGTATGAATTTCTGGAAGTGATTTAGGATCATAAGGCGTGCAAAGAAAAAGCCCTCTCGTTACAGAGGGCTTTCTCTTTTTTAGGATTGTTTTTGGCGGAAGACCTGCACTAAGCGACGCTTGGCTCTTCCGTTGTTTCGAACTGGCTGTTGTACAGCTCGGCATAGAAGCCGCCGCGTTCCAGCAGTTCTTCATGGTTGCCTTGTTCCACGATATCGCCATCACGCATGACCAAGATGGAATCTGCATTGCGAATTGTGGAAAGACGGTGCGCAATGATGAAGCTTGTACGGTTCTGCATCAGGTTATCCATCGCACGCTGGATCAATACCTCGGTGCGGGTATCCACTGAACTGGTTGCCTCATCCAGGATCAGGATACTCGGATCAGCCAGGATGACGCGGGCAATCGTCAGCAACTGCTTTTGACCCGCGGAGACATTGCCGGATTCTTCATCCAGGATCGTCTGGTAGCCATCTGGCAGGGTGCGGACGAAGTGGTCCACGTGAGCGGCCTTCGCAGCGGCGATGACTTCTTCATCGGTCGCGTCCAGGCGACCATAACGGATATTCTCCATGATGGTGTCGTTATAGAGCCACGCATCCTGTAAAACCATGCCGAACGACTTGCGCAGGTCATGGCGCGTATAGTCGCGGATGTCATGACCGTCAACCAGAATCCCACCACCATTCACATCGTAGAAGCGCATCAACAGCTTGACGATGGTCGTCTTGCCGGCACCCGTCGGCCCCACGATGGCGATCTTCTTACCCGGTTCAACTTCTGCGGAGAAGTCCTTGATAATGATGTTATCCGCATTGTAGCCGAACTTCACATGGTCGAATGTGACGTGGCCTTCGACATTCTGCGGCTGGACGGGGGAATCCGTGTTCGGGACTTCTTCTTCTTCCGCCAAAAATTCGAAGACGCGTTCCGCCGCGGCAGCCGTCTGCTGCAGCACGTTGGAGATATTCGCGATCTGTGTGATCGGCTGCATGAAGGTGCGCGAGTACTGGATGAATGCCTGAATATCACCGACCGTGATAGCGCCGTTAATCGCCAGATACCCACCCAACAGCGAAACAACCACATAACCCACGTTGCCGACGAATGTCATAATCGGCATCAAGAGGCCCGATAGGAATTGTGACTTCCATGCGCTGTCGTACAACTCTGTATTGAAAACGTCGAAGGTCTCAATACTTTTCTCTTCGCCATTATAGGCTTTGACGACGATGTGGCCGCTATACATCTCTTCGATGTGACCGTTGAGATGGCCCAGGTATTCCTGCTGTTCAGAGAAATAACGTTGTGACCGGCTGACGACCACAGCCACGATGACCAGCGACAGTGGAATGACCAGAATACTTGCAACCGTCATCAAAACGCTGATGGACAGCATCATGATGATCACGCCGATCAGCATGGTGACGGAGGTGACAATTTGTGCCAGACTCTGGTTCAGGGATTGGCTCACGGTATCTACATCGTTGGTGATGCGCGAGAGTACTTCACCATGGCTTGTCCCGTCGAAGTAACGCAGCGGCAGGCGGTTCATCTTCTCGGAGATGTCCTTGCGCATCTTGTACGTTACCTTCATAGAGACGCCAGCCATAATCCACGTCTGGATGTATCTGAAGATGGCAGAGATGACGTAAAGCACCAGCAGCAAGAGCACAATATTGCCGATGAATTCAAAGTCGATGCCTTCTTCGGAGCCTGCCAGTTGTGCCAGCACGCCTTCGAAGAGTTTCGTTGTGGCTTCGCCCAGGATCCTTGGCCCCACAATGGAGAACACTGTCGAAGCTGCCGCGAAGATCAACACGATGATAATTGACAGCCTATACTCACGCAGATAACTGATGAGCTTAGACATCGTGCCCCTGAAGTCGCGGGCCTTTTGTCCTGGCATACCCATGCCGCCCATTGGGCCGCCACCCATCGGACCGTGCTGTCTGGGCGTGGATTGTCTTTCGTTTCTTTCTTCGCTCATGATGCCAGTTCCTCCATGTTGAGCTGGGATTGGGCAATTTCACGATATACGTCGCAGG
The Phototrophicus methaneseepsis DNA segment above includes these coding regions:
- a CDS encoding alpha-L-fucosidase; the protein is MPTPFEPTWESLANFTIPDWYPDAKFGIFIHWGIYSVPAFDNEWYSRNMYLQNNTAFEHHQEVWGAQSKFGYKDFIPMFKAEKFDPDAWMSLLKEAGARYVVPVAEHHDGFAMYDSDYSDWTATKMGPKRDIIGELANAAREQDLVFGLSSHRAEHWWFMNGGRDFDSDVQDPAYDDFYGPAKVTENSRHTSGDAWQSRDWQPRPHAKFLEDWLARCTELVDKYQPQLYYFDWWIRQLVFEPYLQRFAAYYYNRGAEWNKGVAINCKNEAYPDGTVVFDVERGQLGDIRYPMWQTDTSVSKTSWSYVENHDYKETSAILHDLIDIVSKNGNLLLDIGPKADGTIPEVEQAMLREIGGWLATNGEAIYGSRPWKKYGEGPTQVVAGEFSDTKREAFTSKDVRFTTQGDTVYAMVMGTPEEGTVAIESLGSDKGLYTGEINKVSLLGSESALSWSQSGQALTITLPQDTPSAHAITFKIEA
- a CDS encoding response regulator, with the protein product MAQQPHALVIDDNALNVKVMSQLLHKQGVMVTDVQNPNSLESFLPQLGPVDIIFVDLEMPGLDGYSVKEMIRAYNISSPIIAYTVHVSEINEVRKSGFDGFLGKPLDGTRFPGQLDRILRGESVWEWER
- a CDS encoding response regulator, giving the protein MPASPAVLYVEDDPRSCKLMKMLLNKRMDLQHVTIFEDSYNFLEHVEDLEPRPDIIFLDIHVPPLDGFEMLAMLRGLEWTRQVPIVALTASVMNEEISRLRTAGFNGCLAKPLNLSAFPDMLNRILGGEVIWSIVEY
- a CDS encoding sensor histidine kinase, translated to MSMEILKFDAVHNVRMDLIKHTEDEQALQQITVFKAAALSAGSVCVLLAFVYLFTGYQAASQTGWPAYWIGTNFAVVGAWSAIALAKANVTNFKFFSVTWMALAAWLVFTFGLFQSEEFLNIAALGSTIIIILGIFLQVTKNPLYWAAINASGYLFMIYLEHVLEVPPVDLGTLTPLVIFGVPVMVMFILAAMGQVTIRNIQVSLLESENRRRHLEVQEEQLIEFAREAEQGRKKAEEVDRVKSAFLASMSHELRTPLNSVINFTQFVLDGDTGEINEEQGELLQEVVASSHHLLALINDVLDISKIESGSLHLFVEEDVELQPIIDRMVSTARSLRTNPSVRIETEIADDLPHIRADKQRILQILLNIISNACKFTEDGIITIKAHRAKEDEIVISVTDTGIGIAAKDFGSVFEPFKQTRTVLNQGKGTGLGMPIARSLTEAHGGHLDLESEVGKGSTFSVTLPIKSEALIPYMN
- a CDS encoding beta-galactosidase, with amino-acid sequence MYAPVNEKVPFLWHGGDYNPEQWPRETWQDDFKKMQQAGITSATVGVFSWVSLQPAEDTFTFEWLDEILDGLHEHGIKAILATPSAAQPAWMSAAYPDVLRSDDHGHRKQHGQRVNYCPNSPNYRRFSQDIARRLAERYKDHPAVILWHISNEYGDFCYCDTCAEAFREWLKAKYGTLEELNHRWWTPFWSHTYTDWSQIMPPRAQAEVLTHGLNVDYFRFMTDSQLDCYRHERDTIRAITPDIPITTNLMGAFKPLDYRKWAKEMDVVSWDCYPRPADSPGQIAFLHDLMRGVKDGQPFLLMEQTPSSQNWQAINALKRPGVLRLWSYLAVAHGADSVMYFQWRRGRGGCEKLHGAVLEHAGRTDTRVFREVSQLGAELQQLGDSVIGATVDARVGIVFDWDNWHALDDAIGPVRDKRYREIVTKHYLALYRKNIPVDIIFPDSDLSQYEIVIAPMLYMVKEGFAEKVEAFVQGGGSFVSTNFTGLVDETDLAFENGYPGPLSNVLGIWVEEIDALYEDQTNQIVMKDGGATYTCGHMADLLHTEGADVLAEYGTDFYVGMPVLTKNSFGDGAAYYIASDPEASFLDDFYGTLLNEHDIQSEWDLPEGVEISQRHTDDQVITFVLNHNSESVTIDLGQTIYSDLLGGEEVSGEVHLPPYDVRILATTRAASS
- a CDS encoding glycoside hydrolase family 172 protein, which codes for MSAFNGLNMHLGNLSLLSGARTRSISAENFTGEKGQGGMATEGTGAVQARNLGQGWKVSPSINIAPLQTVTLAEIEGPGAIQHIWLTVHPRYWRSLVFRFYWDDEETPSIEVPLGDFFCNGWCERSNVSSIPVAVNPAGGFNSYWEMPFRKAARITLENLVDDEVRGFYYQITYALTDVPENAAYFHAQWRRSNPLPYKTDHTLLDGVTGQGHYVGTYLAWGVNNNGWWGEGEIKFFMDSDEAFPTICGTGTEDYFGGAWNFEHPKGEYGIYSTPYLGLSQVIKPDGLYRSQQRFGMYRWHVMDPIRFQQDLRVTIQALGWRTEQGYLPLKDDIASTAFWYQSEPHGSFPPLPTYEFLEVI
- a CDS encoding ABC transporter ATP-binding protein, producing the protein MSEERNERQSTPRQHGPMGGGPMGGMGMPGQKARDFRGTMSKLISYLREYRLSIIIVLIFAAASTVFSIVGPRILGEATTKLFEGVLAQLAGSEEGIDFEFIGNIVLLLLVLYVISAIFRYIQTWIMAGVSMKVTYKMRKDISEKMNRLPLRYFDGTSHGEVLSRITNDVDTVSQSLNQSLAQIVTSVTMLIGVIIMMLSISVLMTVASILVIPLSLVIVAVVVSRSQRYFSEQQEYLGHLNGHIEEMYSGHIVVKAYNGEEKSIETFDVFNTELYDSAWKSQFLSGLLMPIMTFVGNVGYVVVSLLGGYLAINGAITVGDIQAFIQYSRTFMQPITQIANISNVLQQTAAAAERVFEFLAEEEEVPNTDSPVQPQNVEGHVTFDHVKFGYNADNIIIKDFSAEVEPGKKIAIVGPTGAGKTTIVKLLMRFYDVNGGGILVDGHDIRDYTRHDLRKSFGMVLQDAWLYNDTIMENIRYGRLDATDEEVIAAAKAAHVDHFVRTLPDGYQTILDEESGNVSAGQKQLLTIARVILADPSILILDEATSSVDTRTEVLIQRAMDNLMQNRTSFIIAHRLSTIRNADSILVMRDGDIVEQGNHEELLERGGFYAELYNSQFETTEEPSVA